One segment of Panicum virgatum strain AP13 chromosome 1K, P.virgatum_v5, whole genome shotgun sequence DNA contains the following:
- the LOC120644526 gene encoding serine/arginine-rich splicing factor RSZ21A-like — translation MACPSPCCRLHTQPEASLHSALCPPPRLQPPGAGTCPCRFHAPAPFLSPRRNLFTMARVYVGNLDARVTSGELEDEFRVFGVLRSVWVARKPPGFAFIDFDDRRDAEDAIRDLDGKNGWRVELSRNSSGRGGRDRYGGSESKCYECGETGHFARECRLRIGSGGLGSGRRRSRSRSRSRSRSRSPRYRRSPSYSRRSYSPRYRSPRRRSPSPARGRSYSRSP, via the exons ATGGCGTGCCCGTCTCCTTGCTGTCGCCTCCACACACAACCAGAAGCTTCGcttcactctgccctgtgcccgccgccgcgcctgcagCCGCCGGGGGCGGGAACTTGCCCGTGCCGATTCCACGCGCCTGCTCCCTTCTTGTCTCCGCGCAG GAATCTGTTCACAATGGCCCGTGTTTATGTTGGCAACTTGGATGCCCGGGTGACTTCTGGGGAACTTGAAGATGAGTTTCGTGTTTTTGGAGTTCTGCGAAG TGTCTGGGTTGCACGTAAACCACCTGGCTTTGCATTTATCGATTTTGATGACAGGAGGGATGCGGAGGATGCAATTCGTGATCTAGATG GTAAGAATGGATGGAGAGTTGAGCTATCTCGTAATTCCAGTGGCCGTGGTGGTCGTGATCGGTATGGTGGATCTGAGTCGAAGTGCTACGAGTGTGGTGAGACTGGGCACTTTGCTCGTGAATGTCGCCTGCGTATTGGCTCTGGAGGTCTAGGCAGTGGAAGACGTCGCAGCAGGAGTaggagccgcagccgcagccgcagccgcagccccagATACCGAAGGAGTCCTAGTTACAGTAGAAG AAGCTATAGCCCTCGTTACCGCTCTCCGAGGCGCCGCAGTCCTTCTCCAGCTCGTGGACGCAGCTATAGCAGGTCGCCGTAA